In the Flagellimonas sp. MMG031 genome, one interval contains:
- a CDS encoding DUF3857 domain-containing protein translates to MKKIGILLLLLQHMVLQGQQLEFGELTIFESAFKTYEKDTTAHAVYLFEKGDNFFEVRRGYVWLIKKYHAKIKILDKKGFSEADIRIPYYHSDTGTEEVNDIRAITHTDGLKHIVMDNNIFDAEVNEHWSEKRFTFSNVQEGSILEFTYEVQSPFFYNLNGWDFQDDIPKVYTEYNAKIPGNYSYNRSLFGNLPLTVNEATIKENCFSIPNVNKQADCEVLKYVMEDVPAFKSDEEYMLAASNYQSRLEFELSEYLSFRGVKERYTKSWKDVDKEFRSDRDIGGQLRKKNYFERNVPIDIITGAEEESEKAINLYNFVKSHYSWNGKFGIFRDNNVKKAFDEGVGNVAEINITLINLLNAAGMDADLMLLSTRAHGLPKRSHPVMSDFNYVIAKLDIDGTTYLLDATEKQLPFGMLPYRCLNYYGRVMDLDGESYWYDIESPKGNSKEVMLQLDLNLDEGTARGTFDEMSRGYEAYFKRNHLSSITNQQYLDEVEKNTNGDFYIDQYELDAEKSNDNLLMEHFSFELENLDTSTSIYFNPFLIRFFQSNPFKSSERNYPVDFGYLRNYKYMANITIPKGYRVKSLPENNNLALPGGSGVLRFNCSTSEKNVIIFFNLQLRSTQYKSEGYLFIKELFEQAVTSINQSYLVFEKV, encoded by the coding sequence ATGAAAAAAATAGGTATTCTCTTGCTGCTTCTGCAGCATATGGTTTTGCAGGGACAGCAATTGGAATTTGGGGAACTGACCATTTTCGAATCTGCATTCAAGACCTATGAAAAGGACACGACCGCCCATGCAGTGTATCTTTTTGAAAAAGGAGACAATTTCTTTGAGGTTAGGCGAGGGTATGTCTGGTTGATAAAAAAGTATCATGCCAAAATCAAGATATTGGACAAAAAGGGGTTTTCGGAGGCAGATATCCGTATTCCGTACTACCATTCCGATACGGGTACTGAAGAGGTAAACGATATTAGAGCCATAACCCATACAGATGGCTTAAAGCACATTGTGATGGACAATAATATATTTGATGCCGAAGTCAACGAACATTGGTCGGAGAAAAGATTTACCTTTTCCAATGTGCAGGAAGGATCTATTTTGGAATTTACTTATGAAGTTCAGTCCCCATTTTTTTACAACTTAAACGGATGGGATTTCCAAGATGACATTCCCAAGGTTTACACGGAGTATAATGCTAAGATCCCTGGGAACTACAGTTATAACCGATCTTTATTTGGAAACCTGCCCTTAACGGTAAATGAAGCAACAATAAAGGAGAATTGCTTTAGTATTCCCAATGTCAACAAACAAGCGGACTGCGAGGTGCTCAAGTATGTTATGGAAGATGTGCCTGCTTTTAAAAGTGACGAGGAATATATGCTTGCCGCTTCTAATTATCAATCTCGTTTGGAGTTTGAGCTATCCGAATACCTGAGCTTTCGGGGCGTTAAAGAGCGGTATACCAAATCTTGGAAAGATGTTGATAAGGAATTTAGATCAGATCGTGATATCGGTGGGCAACTTAGAAAAAAGAATTATTTTGAAAGAAACGTACCAATAGACATTATCACTGGTGCGGAGGAAGAGTCGGAAAAGGCAATCAATCTCTACAACTTTGTGAAATCCCATTATTCCTGGAACGGAAAGTTTGGAATCTTTCGGGACAATAACGTGAAAAAAGCATTTGACGAGGGTGTTGGCAACGTAGCGGAAATCAACATTACTTTGATCAATCTGCTCAATGCTGCAGGAATGGATGCCGATTTGATGTTGCTCTCCACAAGGGCTCACGGGCTTCCAAAAAGAAGCCATCCAGTAATGTCGGATTTTAATTATGTAATTGCCAAACTCGATATTGACGGAACCACATATCTTTTGGATGCCACGGAAAAACAGCTTCCCTTCGGAATGCTTCCCTACCGTTGCCTAAACTACTATGGAAGGGTTATGGACCTCGATGGGGAAAGTTATTGGTACGACATCGAATCGCCCAAAGGGAATAGCAAGGAAGTGATGCTCCAGCTTGACCTAAATTTAGATGAGGGCACTGCGCGAGGAACTTTTGATGAGATGTCCCGAGGATATGAAGCCTACTTCAAAAGAAACCATTTATCAAGTATTACCAATCAGCAATATTTGGATGAGGTGGAAAAGAATACCAATGGTGACTTTTACATAGATCAATATGAGCTGGATGCCGAGAAATCCAATGATAATTTGTTAATGGAACATTTTAGCTTCGAGTTGGAAAACTTGGATACCTCTACTAGCATTTATTTTAACCCGTTTTTGATTCGCTTTTTCCAAAGTAACCCTTTCAAAAGCTCAGAGAGGAACTACCCTGTCGATTTTGGGTACCTTCGCAATTACAAGTACATGGCCAACATTACCATACCTAAAGGTTATCGGGTGAAGAGCCTTCCAGAAAACAACAACTTGGCACTTCCGGGAGGGAGCGGAGTGCTTAGGTTCAACTGTTCTACATCCGAGAAAAATGTCATCATTTTCTTTAACCTTCAATTGCGTTCAACACAATACAAAAGTGAGGGCTATTTATTTATAAAAGAGTTGTTTGAACAGGCTGTGACCAGCATCAACCAAAGTTATTTGGTGTTTGAAAAGGTCTAA
- a CDS encoding nucleotide pyrophosphohydrolase, with protein sequence MNIENAQKAVDEWIKNHGVRYFNELTNMAQLTEEVGEVARIIARRYGEQSEKESDKAKDLGEELADVVFVVLCLANQTGIDLQKAFDKKLDLKTERDHDRHQNNKKLK encoded by the coding sequence GTGAACATAGAAAATGCACAAAAAGCGGTTGATGAATGGATCAAAAACCACGGGGTCCGATACTTTAACGAACTGACCAATATGGCCCAGCTCACCGAAGAGGTGGGAGAGGTGGCACGAATAATCGCCAGACGCTATGGTGAACAAAGCGAAAAGGAATCCGACAAGGCCAAAGATTTAGGGGAAGAACTCGCCGATGTGGTCTTTGTGGTACTTTGTTTGGCCAATCAAACGGGCATCGACCTGCAAAAGGCTTTTGATAAAAAGTTGGACCTAAAGACCGAACGTGACCACGACCGTCATCAAAATAACAAAAAGCTCAAATAA
- the aroA gene encoding 3-phosphoshikimate 1-carboxyvinyltransferase — MKLQLSAPDHKKIQKSIAITGSKSETNRSLLLQALFPNIKIENLSNSDDGEVMQKGLGKSEGTVDIHHAGTAMRFLTAYFASQEGKHVTLTGSERMQERPIQVLVEALRSLGADIEYLKEEGYPPLNIKGKTLEKSTVSLPANISSQYISALLLIAPSLKNGLKLELVGKITSVPYIKMTLALLEQIGVETTFEGNKITVAPQKAVADTTLVVESDWSSASYFYSIAALCEAGSEIQLASYKKNSLQGDSILAEIYTSFGVETSFSNNSIVLKKNNEPITNYLEYDLSNAPDIAQTIAVTCLGLGIGCHLTGLHTLPIKETDRLAALQTELGKFGAKVEIDAESLTLHPQNKLKPEVSVDTYNDHRMAMAFGPLALKADFTVNDAEVVSKSYPDFWSDLKTLGFLVQEL, encoded by the coding sequence TTGAAACTCCAACTTTCAGCACCCGACCACAAAAAAATCCAAAAGTCCATTGCCATTACCGGCTCCAAGAGCGAAACCAACCGTTCCTTGTTGTTGCAGGCACTGTTTCCCAATATCAAAATTGAGAACCTTTCCAATTCGGATGATGGAGAAGTCATGCAGAAAGGATTGGGCAAATCCGAAGGTACAGTGGACATTCACCACGCAGGAACGGCCATGCGTTTTTTAACCGCCTATTTTGCTTCGCAAGAAGGTAAGCACGTTACCTTAACGGGTTCAGAACGGATGCAGGAACGACCTATCCAAGTTTTGGTCGAAGCGTTGCGTTCCTTGGGTGCGGATATCGAATACCTAAAGGAGGAAGGCTACCCTCCCTTGAACATCAAAGGGAAAACATTGGAAAAAAGTACAGTTTCACTACCGGCAAATATCAGCAGTCAATACATTTCAGCCTTGTTGCTGATTGCCCCGAGCCTGAAAAACGGCCTAAAGTTGGAACTGGTAGGGAAGATTACATCGGTACCCTATATCAAAATGACCCTGGCCCTGTTGGAACAAATCGGGGTTGAAACGACTTTTGAAGGAAACAAAATCACCGTTGCACCCCAAAAAGCTGTTGCCGATACTACCTTGGTGGTAGAATCCGACTGGAGTTCCGCCAGTTATTTTTACAGCATAGCGGCCCTCTGCGAAGCAGGCTCGGAGATTCAACTGGCTTCCTACAAAAAGAATTCCCTGCAAGGTGATAGCATTTTGGCCGAAATCTATACAAGTTTCGGAGTTGAGACCTCTTTTTCCAACAACTCCATTGTGCTGAAAAAAAACAACGAACCCATTACTAATTACTTGGAGTACGACTTGTCCAATGCCCCGGATATTGCACAGACCATTGCTGTGACCTGTTTGGGATTAGGCATAGGTTGTCATTTGACTGGATTGCACACCCTGCCCATAAAGGAAACGGACCGATTGGCCGCATTGCAGACCGAATTGGGTAAGTTTGGGGCCAAAGTGGAAATTGATGCCGAGAGCTTGACCCTTCACCCGCAAAACAAATTGAAACCAGAGGTTTCGGTCGATACCTATAACGATCATCGAATGGCGATGGCCTTTGGACCACTGGCCCTCAAGGCTGATTTTACCGTGAACGATGCCGAAGTGGTTTCCAAATCCTATCCCGATTTTTGGAGCGACCTAAAGACGCTTGGATTCCTGGTCCAAGAATTGTAA
- the queA gene encoding tRNA preQ1(34) S-adenosylmethionine ribosyltransferase-isomerase QueA, whose protein sequence is MKLSNFNFELPKELLAEYPAEHRDESRLMVVHRDSGKIEHKMFKDLVDYFDEDDVLVLNNTKVFPARLFGNKEKTGARIEVFLLRELNQEQRLWDVLVDPARKIRIGNKLYFGEDESLVAEVIDNTTSRGRTLRFLYDGSYTDFRRKLRELGETPLPKYIKREVTPEDEERYQTIYAKHEGAVAAPTAGLHFSKHLLKRLEIKGINFAEVTLHVGLGTFNPVEVEDLSKHKMDSEELVIDEKATEIVNTAKANKRKVCAVGTTVMRSLESAVSSEHTLNTFEGWTNKFIFPPYEFSIANCMVTNFHLPKSTLLMMISAFMGHDLMKKAYKQAILEGYRFYSYGDAMLIL, encoded by the coding sequence ATGAAATTATCAAACTTCAATTTTGAATTGCCTAAAGAGTTATTGGCAGAATATCCTGCGGAACACAGGGACGAATCCAGACTAATGGTGGTTCACCGTGATAGCGGAAAAATTGAACATAAAATGTTCAAAGACCTTGTCGATTATTTTGATGAAGACGATGTCTTGGTCTTGAACAACACTAAGGTATTTCCAGCCCGACTTTTTGGAAACAAGGAAAAAACAGGAGCGCGTATCGAGGTTTTCTTGTTGAGGGAACTAAACCAAGAACAGCGTTTGTGGGATGTGTTGGTAGATCCAGCAAGGAAGATCCGTATCGGTAACAAACTGTATTTCGGGGAGGACGAAAGTTTGGTGGCCGAGGTGATCGATAACACCACATCAAGAGGTAGGACCCTACGCTTTCTTTACGATGGCTCTTATACCGATTTTAGAAGAAAATTGAGGGAATTGGGAGAAACCCCACTTCCAAAATACATCAAAAGGGAGGTCACACCAGAAGATGAGGAACGCTACCAGACCATTTATGCCAAGCATGAAGGTGCCGTAGCCGCCCCAACTGCAGGACTTCATTTTTCCAAGCATTTGCTCAAGCGATTGGAAATTAAAGGTATCAACTTTGCCGAGGTTACCCTTCACGTAGGATTGGGGACTTTTAACCCGGTTGAGGTGGAAGACCTGTCCAAGCACAAAATGGATAGCGAGGAATTGGTCATTGATGAAAAGGCCACCGAAATCGTAAATACAGCTAAAGCCAATAAAAGAAAAGTTTGCGCTGTGGGGACCACGGTGATGAGAAGTTTGGAAAGTGCCGTTTCATCCGAGCATACGTTGAATACCTTTGAGGGCTGGACCAACAAGTTCATTTTTCCTCCTTACGAATTCAGCATCGCGAATTGCATGGTGACCAACTTTCACTTGCCAAAATCCACCTTATTGATGATGATTTCGGCATTTATGGGGCACGACCTCATGAAAAAGGCCTACAAACAAGCCATTTTGGAAGGTTACCGCTTCTATTCCTACGGGGATGCCATGCTGATTCTGTAA
- the rlmN gene encoding 23S rRNA (adenine(2503)-C(2))-methyltransferase RlmN, with amino-acid sequence MEVKKKDIRALTKEQLRNFFVGQGDKAFRGNQVYEWLWQKSAHDFDAMTNISKETRKMLEDNFVINHIRVDQMQRSSDGTIKNAVRLHDGLVVESVLIPTETRTTACVSSQVGCSLDCRFCATARLKRMRNLNPDEIYDQVVAIDNESRLYFDRPLSNIVFMGMGEPLMNYNNVLKAIDKITSPEGLGMSPKRIVVSTSGVPKIIKKMADEEVKFGLAVSLHSAIDEVRTSIMPFNATFPLKDLRESLEYWYSKTKNRITYEYVVWKGINDTQEAADALVKFCKFAPSKVNLIEYNPIDDGEFQQASNQAVEMYQNTLERNGITVTIRRSRGKDIDAACGQLANKS; translated from the coding sequence GTGGAAGTCAAAAAAAAGGACATACGGGCATTGACCAAGGAGCAGCTCCGCAATTTTTTTGTGGGGCAGGGCGATAAAGCATTCCGGGGCAACCAAGTTTATGAATGGTTGTGGCAAAAGTCTGCCCACGATTTTGATGCCATGACCAACATCTCCAAGGAAACCCGTAAAATGTTGGAGGATAATTTCGTGATCAACCACATTCGGGTGGACCAAATGCAGCGCAGTTCGGATGGTACCATAAAAAATGCGGTGCGTTTGCACGATGGTCTGGTCGTGGAGTCCGTTCTGATACCTACCGAAACCCGCACCACGGCATGTGTTTCCAGTCAAGTGGGCTGTAGTTTGGATTGCCGATTTTGTGCTACCGCACGTTTAAAGCGGATGCGAAACCTGAATCCCGATGAAATCTACGATCAAGTGGTGGCGATAGATAACGAGAGCCGATTGTATTTTGACCGTCCGTTAAGCAACATCGTTTTTATGGGGATGGGTGAACCCTTGATGAACTACAACAACGTGCTCAAGGCGATTGATAAGATTACATCGCCCGAGGGACTCGGTATGTCTCCGAAGCGCATTGTGGTTTCGACCTCCGGCGTACCCAAAATCATAAAAAAAATGGCAGATGAAGAGGTGAAATTCGGTTTGGCCGTATCCTTACACTCTGCGATAGACGAGGTTCGCACCTCCATCATGCCCTTTAATGCCACATTTCCTTTGAAAGATTTACGGGAATCCTTGGAATATTGGTACAGCAAGACCAAAAACAGGATTACCTACGAATATGTGGTGTGGAAAGGAATCAACGATACCCAAGAAGCAGCCGATGCCTTGGTCAAGTTCTGCAAGTTTGCCCCTTCAAAAGTAAATTTGATAGAGTACAACCCCATTGATGACGGCGAGTTTCAACAAGCCTCCAATCAAGCGGTGGAAATGTACCAAAATACCTTGGAACGCAACGGAATCACGGTCACCATCCGCAGATCTCGTGGAAAGGATATCGATGCCGCCTGTGGTCAGCTAGCAAACAAGAGCTAG
- a CDS encoding polyprenyl synthetase family protein: MKIVSQIREPIENEMQLFEEKFLKSMSSKVALFNRITYYIVNRKGKQMRPMFVFLTAKLLNGEVNERTYTGASIIELIHTASLVHDDVVDDSNKRRGFFSINALWKNKIAVLVGDFLFSKGLLVSLEGKNYDLLHIISNAVRDMSEGELLQIEKARLLDITEEVYYDIIRQKTATLIAACCSMGACSVRPDSEEVETFRKFGELCGMAFQIKDDLFDYGAEKIGKPTGIDIKEQKMTLPLIYALNQSDKEKKKWLINSIKKHNKDKKRVKEVIAYVKEKGGLDYAVVKMLEFKDEALAILDNYPDSEYKSALKLMVNYVVDRKK, translated from the coding sequence TTGAAAATCGTTTCGCAGATAAGGGAGCCCATTGAAAATGAGATGCAGCTTTTCGAGGAAAAATTCCTCAAGTCCATGTCCTCCAAAGTCGCATTGTTCAACAGGATTACCTATTACATAGTCAACAGAAAGGGCAAGCAAATGCGCCCGATGTTTGTTTTTTTGACCGCCAAATTGTTGAACGGCGAAGTCAACGAACGGACCTACACTGGAGCTTCCATTATTGAGTTGATACATACTGCAAGCTTGGTTCATGACGATGTAGTGGACGATAGCAACAAGCGCAGGGGCTTTTTCTCCATCAATGCCCTTTGGAAAAACAAAATTGCCGTTTTGGTGGGGGATTTTCTGTTTTCCAAAGGCCTTTTGGTCTCTTTGGAAGGCAAGAACTATGATTTATTGCACATTATTTCCAATGCCGTTCGCGATATGAGCGAAGGGGAACTCCTCCAAATCGAAAAGGCAAGACTTTTGGATATTACGGAAGAGGTGTATTATGATATCATCCGGCAAAAGACCGCCACTTTGATTGCAGCCTGTTGCAGCATGGGAGCCTGTTCCGTGCGTCCCGATTCGGAAGAAGTGGAAACCTTTCGGAAATTCGGGGAACTCTGCGGCATGGCGTTTCAAATAAAGGATGACCTTTTTGACTACGGCGCCGAAAAAATCGGGAAACCTACTGGAATCGATATCAAGGAACAAAAAATGACCCTTCCTTTGATCTATGCCTTAAACCAGAGTGATAAGGAAAAGAAAAAGTGGTTGATCAACTCCATCAAAAAACACAATAAGGACAAAAAGCGCGTCAAGGAAGTCATTGCCTATGTGAAGGAAAAAGGTGGACTGGATTATGCCGTGGTGAAGATGTTGGAATTTAAGGATGAAGCCTTGGCCATTTTGGACAATTATCCCGATTCCGAATACAAAAGTGCCCTCAAACTTATGGTCAACTACGTGGTAGACCGAAAAAAATAA
- a CDS encoding RNA polymerase sigma factor, whose amino-acid sequence MKIITLHSNEKQLIKKSIKGDPQAQKELYDRFSPKMLSVCRQYIMDLHFAEDVMINGFVKVFNHLSSYQFKGSFEGWIRTIMVRESISYLRKRQFVVYDEEAMEETKDIDFGQNNGLLDVEYVQHLIDGLPEGYKAVFLLYAMEGYGHKEIADMLEISEGTSKSQLFKARKMLQENLNLKGMSPKSQSANKQ is encoded by the coding sequence TTGAAAATCATTACGCTACATAGCAACGAAAAGCAGTTGATCAAGAAATCGATCAAGGGAGACCCACAGGCCCAAAAGGAGCTCTACGATAGATTTTCGCCTAAAATGCTGAGCGTTTGCAGGCAGTACATTATGGACCTGCATTTTGCCGAGGACGTGATGATCAATGGATTCGTTAAGGTATTCAACCATTTAAGTTCTTATCAATTTAAGGGCAGTTTTGAAGGTTGGATTCGAACCATTATGGTGCGGGAAAGCATTTCCTATTTGCGGAAAAGACAGTTTGTGGTTTACGATGAGGAAGCCATGGAAGAAACAAAAGACATTGATTTTGGACAGAATAACGGTCTTTTGGATGTTGAGTATGTGCAGCATTTGATCGATGGACTGCCCGAAGGTTATAAAGCGGTGTTTTTGTTGTATGCCATGGAAGGGTACGGGCACAAGGAAATCGCCGATATGCTCGAAATCTCCGAAGGCACGTCAAAATCACAACTGTTCAAGGCCCGAAAGATGCTTCAGGAAAATTTGAATTTAAAAGGAATGTCGCCCAAATCACAATCGGCGAACAAACAATAA
- a CDS encoding zinc-ribbon domain-containing protein produces MILFFGTRPGKKETKVLTHATCPYCNQTGTLTAVAQPNYAHLFWIPLFTINNIRYAECSHCKKVYYKEDFTPEMEQALLK; encoded by the coding sequence ATGATTCTATTCTTTGGAACACGACCCGGCAAAAAAGAGACCAAGGTACTTACCCACGCAACTTGCCCCTATTGCAACCAAACTGGGACATTGACAGCAGTGGCACAGCCCAACTATGCCCATTTGTTCTGGATTCCGCTATTTACGATCAATAATATCCGCTATGCGGAATGTTCCCACTGCAAAAAAGTCTACTACAAGGAAGATTTTACGCCAGAAATGGAACAGGCCCTACTGAAATAA
- a CDS encoding 2OG-Fe(II) oxygenase, which yields MNAYHGLEDWLSWMDDISSKDYVIIDHFLRDELYTEIKTFFLGKLPSFKEAGIGAHADHQIDTKIRGDFTYWLDRNRDARLTGYWDLLDETMHIFNRYCYLSLSGYEFHLAHYPSGGHYDKHLDQFENRNNRMISMIIYLNDDWKQGDGGELEIFEKDGSSFLVEPLAGRCVMFKSAEVPHAVLKAHKSRFSLTGWLLHQPSSVGKLFV from the coding sequence TTGAACGCCTATCACGGTTTGGAGGATTGGTTGTCCTGGATGGATGACATCTCCAGTAAGGATTATGTGATTATCGACCACTTTCTAAGGGACGAGCTGTATACGGAGATCAAAACTTTTTTTCTCGGTAAGCTGCCCAGTTTTAAGGAAGCGGGAATAGGTGCCCATGCCGATCATCAAATCGACACGAAAATACGGGGGGATTTCACCTATTGGTTGGACAGGAACCGTGACGCCCGATTAACGGGCTATTGGGACCTTTTGGATGAGACGATGCATATTTTCAACCGATATTGCTACCTCAGTCTGTCGGGATATGAATTCCATTTGGCCCATTACCCATCGGGTGGTCATTACGATAAGCATTTGGACCAGTTCGAAAACCGTAACAACCGGATGATTTCCATGATCATCTATTTGAACGATGACTGGAAACAAGGGGATGGTGGCGAGCTCGAAATCTTCGAAAAAGATGGTTCCAGTTTTTTGGTAGAGCCATTGGCGGGCCGCTGTGTTATGTTTAAAAGTGCCGAAGTGCCCCATGCAGTGCTCAAGGCCCACAAAAGTAGATTTAGCCTTACGGGATGGTTGTTGCACCAACCCTCTTCGGTGGGCAAATTGTTCGTATGA
- a CDS encoding phosphoribosylpyrophosphate synthetase: MDRHSFTTLSEAINTLTQEDGYKEDFEADETCIKALYSKREYQPDDLQIIDSYRFEGMTNPGDQSTVFAIEAKDGTKGTMVMSYSATSGQNEELIKQIPYKKD; this comes from the coding sequence ATGGACAGACATAGTTTTACAACACTTTCAGAAGCAATAAATACATTGACACAAGAGGACGGATATAAAGAGGATTTTGAGGCCGACGAAACGTGCATTAAGGCACTCTATTCCAAAAGGGAGTATCAGCCTGATGACCTACAGATTATCGATTCCTATCGGTTTGAGGGAATGACCAATCCGGGCGATCAGTCTACTGTATTTGCCATTGAGGCAAAGGACGGCACCAAGGGCACCATGGTGATGTCCTATAGCGCCACCAGTGGGCAAAACGAGGAACTCATTAAACAGATTCCGTACAAAAAGGATTGA